CCACCGGCAAGCTCTCCACCACCGACAACAACCTCTGGCACATCGCCGTCGGCATCGAGAACCCGACGATCATCCTCAACGGCGGCTACTACTACCTCTTCGGCTCGAAGGGGGGCTGCTGCAACGGGGTCAACAGCACCTACTACACCGTGGTCGGCCGGGCCACCAGCATCACGGGACCGTACCTCGACCAGAACGGCACCGACATGGCCTCCGGCGGCGGGACCAGCGTCCTCACCGGCGCCTACCCGAGGGTGGCCGCGGGCGGGGCGGACGCCTACGACGACGGCTCGTCGAAGTTCCTCGCCTACCACTACTACGACGGGAACAACTCCGGGCAGGAAACCCTCGACATCCGCCAGGTCACCTTCTCCGGCGGCTGGCCCGTCCTCGCCGGCCCCCTGGGGGCTGCGAACAACCACCTGCTGAACCGCAACAGCGCCAAGTGCGCGGACGTCTGGTTCCTGAGCACGGCGGACGGCGCGGCCGTGAACGCGGGGAACTGCAACTCCGGGGCCAACCAGCAGTGGGTGTCGACGGCCGTCGGCTCCAACTATGAGCTGGTCAACGTCAACAGCGGCAAGTGCCTCCAGATCTCCGGCGCCTCCACCGCCGACGGCGCGGTCGCCGTCCAGTCGACATGCACCGGAGCCGCACAGCAGCTGTGGACGAAGACGGCGGTGATCGGCGGCTACGTGACCTTCGCCAACGTCAACAGCGGCAAGTGCCTCGAGGTCGCCGGGGGGTCGACCGCCAACGGGGCGGCCTTGGACCAGTCGACCTGCAACACCGGGTACAACCAGCAGTGGCTTGTCGTCTGACATGCCGGGCGGCGTGTTCCTGTGACAGGAGACCGCTAGCATGCCCGCCTGTCCAGGGCGGAGGGCGCTGGACAGGCGGGCACGACGGTCGAGCCGACGGCTTGCCACTCCATTGGATTACGGTCATACTCTAATCGTCGACGTGATGCTGAGGGGCTCGACCGCTCAGGGTTCCGATGCCTACGCCTTTGGCGTCGACCCCGCAGCTGCAGCCGCAGTCGGGAGACGTGGGTAACTGCTCTGTGCCCTCCCCGTCCGGAGAGGAGGGGGCGGCGTCGCCGCAGAAACCTCATTCTGAAAGGCGCGACCGTGGGTGGCTCACGGGAAGTGCGAGGCGACGTGGTGACGTCGTACAAGAACGCGCCGAGCGGCCGGGTCGCAGGGTGCCGTACCTCGCGACCTGCGTGTGCAGTTCTTCGGCCACGACATCGGCGACGAGGTCGTCCTTGGAGGCGACGTGGGCGTAGAAGGCTCCGTTGGTGAGCCCTGTGTCCGACATCAGCGTGGAGATGCCCGAGCCGTTGATGCCGTCTCCTTGGCGTAGCGCAC
This window of the Streptomyces sp. NBC_01275 genome carries:
- a CDS encoding family 43 glycosylhydrolase, coding for MTSQRTGGPRAGIHRRRGHPALAAIVAALMVFLGLAAAGPAQALGGDIRMHDPSVIKVGGCYYGFSTGFEHDSLNPSGSITERRTCDSTPATGWTEIGNVWDSTPSWITAKLGSTPPNIWAPDIKYFNGTYHLYYAGSLWGTNYAVMGLATATNIEGPWTDQGLVTDVNYPIDPNVDWGPDGRLYISWGSWTGSGTYMHVLDQSTGKLSTTDNNLWHIAVGIENPTIILNGGYYYLFGSKGGCCNGVNSTYYTVVGRATSITGPYLDQNGTDMASGGGTSVLTGAYPRVAAGGADAYDDGSSKFLAYHYYDGNNSGQETLDIRQVTFSGGWPVLAGPLGAANNHLLNRNSAKCADVWFLSTADGAAVNAGNCNSGANQQWVSTAVGSNYELVNVNSGKCLQISGASTADGAVAVQSTCTGAAQQLWTKTAVIGGYVTFANVNSGKCLEVAGGSTANGAALDQSTCNTGYNQQWLVV